The Longimicrobium sp. genome includes a window with the following:
- a CDS encoding deoxyribonuclease IV: MTHIFGTHAVDNGGIDMAARRAAAAGLQAVQIFTAKPTFYGDRSGINPKRVERFHAALEETGIRPEHVVVHGAYVLSVATADPAKWERAAAGLAKEMERSNALGVGAVCFHPGSASDGDTAAAAERVARAITAALRNAPGKTRLLVENTAGAGKTLGRTAAEVADILRHVPDELRERTGYGLDTCHLYASGYDISQSLQAFSEILDEFEQAAGERPGFFHLNDSEGALGSNRDRHVLLGEGQIGRDPFAWLLHDSRSQGIPLILETPQQNYDVAEEDASADPYDLRMAALLKELQSWKGA, translated from the coding sequence ATGACCCACATCTTCGGCACGCACGCGGTGGACAACGGCGGGATCGACATGGCCGCGCGCCGCGCCGCCGCCGCGGGGCTGCAGGCGGTGCAGATCTTCACCGCCAAGCCCACCTTCTACGGCGACAGGTCGGGGATCAACCCCAAGCGCGTGGAGCGCTTCCACGCCGCGCTCGAGGAGACGGGGATCAGGCCCGAGCACGTCGTCGTCCACGGCGCCTACGTCCTGAGCGTGGCCACGGCGGACCCGGCGAAGTGGGAGCGCGCGGCCGCCGGGCTGGCGAAGGAGATGGAGCGCTCGAACGCGCTCGGGGTCGGTGCGGTCTGCTTCCACCCCGGCTCGGCCAGCGACGGCGACACCGCCGCCGCGGCCGAAAGAGTGGCCAGGGCGATCACTGCCGCACTCCGCAATGCACCCGGCAAAACGCGGCTGCTGGTGGAAAACACTGCCGGAGCCGGAAAAACTTTGGGGCGCACCGCCGCCGAGGTGGCCGACATCCTCCGGCACGTCCCCGACGAGCTGCGCGAGCGCACCGGCTACGGTCTGGACACCTGCCACCTGTACGCTTCTGGCTACGACATCTCCCAGTCACTACAAGCGTTTTCGGAAATCCTCGACGAATTCGAACAGGCCGCGGGCGAGCGTCCGGGCTTCTTCCACCTGAACGACAGCGAGGGCGCGCTGGGCAGCAATCGCGACCGGCACGTGCTCCTGGGAGAGGGCCAGATCGGGCGAGATCCGTTCGCATGGCTCCTGCATGACAGTCGCAGCCAAGGCATCCCCCTGATCCTTGAAACGCCACAGCAGAACTACGACGTGGCGGAGGAGGATGCGTCCGCGGATCCGTACGATCTGCGGATGGCTGCACTGCTGAAGGAGCTGCAATCGTGGAAAGGAGCCTGA
- a CDS encoding endonuclease domain-containing protein produces MRFRNRRIRGTTQELDEAAREMRKKSTPAEDVLWQRLRRGALDGYRFRRQHAVGRFVLDLYCAERKLVVEVDGKYHDEEEQRLRDEYRTRALEQSGFKVIRFTNEEVLTDLASVVGRITEALGSRTEAADPSEADE; encoded by the coding sequence ATGCGATTCCGGAACCGTCGAATCAGGGGGACGACGCAGGAGCTCGACGAGGCCGCACGGGAGATGCGGAAGAAGTCGACGCCGGCGGAGGACGTGCTCTGGCAGCGGCTCCGGCGCGGCGCGCTGGACGGCTACCGCTTCCGCCGGCAGCACGCGGTCGGACGCTTCGTCCTCGATCTGTACTGCGCCGAGCGGAAGCTGGTGGTGGAGGTCGACGGGAAGTACCACGACGAGGAGGAACAGCGCCTCCGCGACGAGTACCGCACCCGCGCGCTGGAGCAGTCGGGCTTCAAGGTGATCCGTTTCACCAACGAAGAGGTGCTGACCGACCTCGCATCCGTAGTCGGCCGGATCACGGAAGCGCTGGGTTCCCGCACCGAAGCCGCAGATCCGTCCGAAGCAGACGAATGA
- a CDS encoding polysaccharide deacetylase family protein: protein MTRLTRQAAAAAALALLLGACGGGDSGEKGGTANAPRDTGKADTATGQAQGTGGQTAAAPGEDNGPKASTGPNELGRFLVLEYHRIGPNEGEWYRSEEHFRNDLRMLYERGYRPVTMREVAEGNINLPAGTSPVVFVFDDSSQGQFYYLPDGSIDPHSMVGMWEAFRRQNPAWRGGGTWCVLPGATYPSNFWGEKKSNEVPREQREASIKKKVDFLVQNGHEICNHTMWHAQLSKYPDNFVQEQIGGGQDSISHYLPADYKITTFALPLGLWPKNRPLAWHGTYRGTKTYSYNVVLEVSGGPQVSPFDRAWDPHSVDRFIAAPGAIERQLAYWDQHPQERYVSDGDPNVVSYPQREAAKLGNIGSRRSQVVADSRPPAGAAPTAAPPPAGATKTGR, encoded by the coding sequence ATGACGAGGCTCACCAGGCAGGCGGCCGCGGCGGCCGCGCTCGCGCTTCTGCTCGGCGCGTGCGGCGGCGGCGACAGCGGGGAGAAGGGCGGCACGGCCAACGCGCCGCGCGACACGGGGAAGGCGGACACCGCCACGGGCCAGGCGCAGGGCACCGGCGGGCAGACCGCCGCCGCGCCGGGCGAGGACAACGGCCCGAAGGCCAGCACCGGGCCCAACGAGCTGGGGCGCTTCCTGGTCCTCGAGTACCACCGCATCGGCCCCAACGAGGGCGAGTGGTACCGCTCGGAGGAGCACTTCCGCAACGACCTGCGCATGCTGTACGAGCGCGGCTACCGCCCCGTGACCATGCGCGAGGTGGCCGAGGGGAACATCAACCTGCCGGCGGGGACGTCGCCGGTGGTGTTCGTGTTCGACGACTCGTCGCAGGGGCAGTTCTACTATCTCCCCGATGGCAGCATCGACCCGCACAGCATGGTGGGGATGTGGGAGGCGTTCCGGCGCCAGAACCCCGCGTGGCGCGGCGGCGGCACCTGGTGCGTGCTCCCCGGCGCGACGTACCCCTCCAACTTCTGGGGCGAGAAGAAGAGCAACGAGGTGCCGCGCGAGCAGCGCGAGGCCAGCATCAAGAAGAAGGTGGATTTCCTGGTGCAGAACGGCCACGAGATCTGCAACCACACCATGTGGCACGCGCAGCTCTCGAAGTATCCCGACAATTTCGTGCAGGAGCAGATCGGCGGCGGGCAGGACTCCATCTCCCACTACCTGCCGGCGGATTACAAGATCACCACCTTCGCGCTGCCGCTGGGGCTGTGGCCGAAGAACCGGCCGCTGGCGTGGCACGGGACGTATCGCGGTACGAAGACGTACAGCTACAACGTGGTGCTGGAGGTGTCGGGAGGGCCGCAGGTGTCGCCGTTCGACAGGGCGTGGGACCCGCACTCGGTGGACCGCTTCATCGCCGCGCCGGGCGCGATCGAGCGGCAGCTGGCGTACTGGGACCAGCACCCGCAGGAGCGCTACGTCTCCGACGGCGACCCCAACGTGGTGAGCTATCCCCAGCGCGAGGCGGCCAAGCTGGGCAACATCGGCAGCCGCCGCAGCCAGGTCGTCGCCGATTCGCGACCCCCCGCGGGCGCCGCGCCGACGGCCGCACCGCCGCCCGCGGGCGCGACGAAGACGGGGCGGTGA